Proteins from a genomic interval of Polaribacter sp. Q13:
- a CDS encoding OmpP1/FadL family transporter codes for MKKFIITTILFVATVTSYSQSLGYQDLGVLFSQNDDNGSARFTAMSGAFGALGGDISSMSVNPAGIAVFTNSSFTGTINSRNTDTSAAYGDASFNDRKKITTQDQFFNLSHAGAVLVFDSAYKSDWSKFAIGFNYRITKDFENSFSAQGNEAVTKFDTNPRVQNTLYNYTDGQLFDTNYNGETTELNIAFSSVHKNKLYIGLGLNFYDLNFTQQSVLTELNSDEDGNILDVELYQENLTSGTGFSANAGFIYKANQNFRFGLAYQTPTWYTEILQDTNYNQDSNIDIGETAFFPDEVYSFSENNPRQFISYKLKTPSKITASAAFIFGKDGLISLDYINRNYKNIKLSNGDFTIENQFFENELRNTHSFNIGTEWRMDRFSVRGGYKFEQDPNKAALSSDNLKGYSLGAGYNFGNIKLDFAFSDNNRTGVYNFYSNLITDVNPSEIEIDNKTITASISFNL; via the coding sequence ATGAAAAAATTTATAATAACAACGATCTTATTCGTAGCAACAGTTACGTCTTATTCTCAATCTTTAGGTTATCAAGATTTAGGCGTTTTATTTTCTCAAAATGATGATAACGGTTCTGCTCGTTTTACAGCTATGAGTGGTGCTTTTGGAGCATTAGGAGGAGATATTTCTTCAATGAGTGTAAACCCTGCAGGTATTGCTGTCTTTACAAATAGTTCTTTTACAGGAACCATTAATTCTAGAAATACAGATACAAGTGCCGCTTATGGAGACGCTAGCTTTAATGATAGAAAAAAAATAACAACTCAAGATCAATTTTTTAATCTTTCTCATGCTGGTGCAGTTTTAGTTTTTGATAGCGCATACAAATCCGATTGGAGTAAATTTGCAATTGGTTTTAACTATAGAATTACTAAAGATTTTGAAAACAGCTTTTCAGCTCAAGGAAATGAGGCCGTTACTAAATTCGACACAAATCCACGTGTTCAAAATACACTATATAACTACACAGATGGACAACTATTCGATACAAATTACAACGGAGAAACAACAGAGTTAAACATCGCTTTTTCATCAGTTCATAAAAACAAATTATATATAGGTTTAGGTCTTAATTTCTATGATTTAAATTTCACTCAACAATCTGTTTTAACGGAGTTAAATAGTGACGAAGATGGAAATATCCTTGACGTAGAATTATATCAAGAAAATCTTACATCAGGAACAGGTTTCTCTGCAAACGCAGGTTTTATTTATAAAGCAAATCAAAATTTTAGATTTGGTTTAGCTTATCAAACACCAACTTGGTATACAGAAATCTTACAAGACACAAATTACAACCAAGACAGCAATATTGATATTGGAGAAACAGCTTTTTTCCCGGATGAAGTTTACTCCTTTTCTGAAAACAATCCTCGTCAATTTATCTCTTATAAATTAAAAACACCGAGTAAAATAACCGCAAGTGCCGCTTTTATTTTCGGAAAAGATGGTTTAATCAGTTTAGATTACATCAACAGAAATTATAAAAACATAAAATTATCTAACGGTGATTTTACAATCGAAAATCAGTTTTTTGAAAACGAATTAAGAAATACACATTCTTTTAACATAGGTACAGAATGGCGTATGGATAGATTTAGCGTAAGAGGTGGTTATAAATTTGAGCAAGACCCTAATAAAGCTGCTTTGAGTTCAGATAATTTAAAAGGATATTCTTTAGGTGCAGGTTACAACTTTGGTAATATAAAATTAGACTTTGCTTTTAGCGACAACAATAGAACTGGTGTATATAATTTTTACTCAAACCTTATTACAGACGTAAATCCATCAGAAATAGAAATAGACAATAAAACAATTACAGCATCTATTAGCTTTAATTTGTAA
- the rodA gene encoding rod shape-determining protein RodA has protein sequence MRQERNNIFAEIDWLLVFLFFTLVGFGWMNIYAASKTEENHQILDFSTKYGKQILWIGLSVPLIVIILFFNSKFYEKYSSIFYIISLFVLILLFPFGKEINGAKSWFNFGGMTLQPSEFVKAFTALAVAKLLSDRQYNLNLVKNQIKAFIIIFTPALLITLQPDAGSALIYLAFFFVLNREGLTLNYILIGSLVIIVFISTIFFGYISVLFFLLALLTLGVIYAVYKGGNRFIRFNWYKVLGLYVITTLFIFGTNLVYNNVFKQHHRDRFEVLLGLKTDKTNIGYNSYQSELTISSGSWLGKGFLKGDITKGDFVPEQHTDYIFSTVGEEWGFLGSSFVIILFMLMMYRIIYLAETHNNKFGRIYGYSVASILFFHVLVNIGMVIGLLPTVGIPLPFFSYGGSSLWGFTILLFIFIRLDAHKHYDW, from the coding sequence TTGCGACAGGAACGGAATAACATTTTTGCAGAAATCGATTGGCTTTTAGTTTTTTTATTCTTTACCCTTGTTGGTTTTGGATGGATGAATATTTATGCCGCTTCCAAAACGGAAGAAAATCATCAAATCTTAGACTTTTCAACCAAATATGGAAAACAAATTCTTTGGATAGGTTTAAGCGTTCCATTAATTGTTATCATCCTTTTTTTTAATTCTAAATTTTACGAAAAATATTCTAGTATTTTTTACATCATCTCACTGTTTGTATTAATACTTCTTTTCCCTTTTGGAAAAGAAATAAACGGAGCAAAATCTTGGTTTAATTTTGGAGGAATGACTTTACAACCTTCAGAATTTGTAAAAGCTTTTACAGCCTTAGCGGTCGCTAAATTATTAAGTGATAGACAATACAATTTAAACTTAGTTAAAAACCAGATAAAAGCCTTTATCATTATTTTTACTCCAGCACTATTAATTACACTACAGCCAGATGCAGGTTCTGCATTAATTTATTTAGCCTTCTTTTTTGTGTTAAATAGAGAAGGTTTAACTCTAAATTATATACTTATAGGATCGTTGGTTATTATTGTTTTTATTTCAACTATCTTCTTCGGTTATATTTCTGTCTTATTCTTTTTATTAGCATTACTTACATTGGGTGTAATTTATGCCGTTTATAAAGGCGGTAATAGATTTATTCGTTTTAATTGGTATAAAGTTTTAGGCTTATACGTAATTACCACACTCTTTATATTCGGAACAAACCTTGTTTACAATAATGTTTTTAAACAACACCATAGAGATCGGTTTGAAGTTTTATTAGGCTTAAAAACAGATAAAACAAATATCGGGTATAATTCTTATCAATCTGAATTAACAATAAGCTCTGGAAGTTGGCTGGGTAAAGGATTTTTAAAAGGAGATATTACCAAAGGAGATTTTGTACCAGAGCAACACACAGATTATATTTTTAGTACTGTTGGAGAAGAATGGGGATTCTTAGGTAGTAGTTTTGTTATTATTCTTTTTATGTTGATGATGTATAGAATAATATACTTAGCAGAAACACATAACAATAAATTTGGACGAATTTACGGCTATAGTGTTGCTTCTATTCTCTTTTTTCATGTTCTAGTAAACATAGGAATGGTTATTGGCCTATTACCTACTGTAGGAATTCCATTACCCTTTTTTAGCTATGGGGGGTCATCTCTTTGGGGTTTTACCATCTTACTTTTTATCTTTATAAGGTTAGATGCTCATAAACACTACGATTGGTAA
- a CDS encoding RNA methyltransferase, producing the protein MSISKNQFKLITSLSQKKYRQKHQLFIAEGIKVVQELLNSSFEVETLFCTDDFSSDISESQIIRISEADLKKISNLKTPNKVLGIFKIPDKKPLVDSGLIIALDAINDPGNLGTIIRLCDWYGVDELICSKDTVDCYNQKVVQASMGSLTRISIRYVDLVEYLSETQNPTFIADMDGENVYKTSLPKQGVLIMGNEANGVSEEIKKLITHKISIPRFGKTQETESLNVATATAILLSEFKRNF; encoded by the coding sequence ATGAGTATCTCAAAAAATCAATTTAAGTTAATAACAAGTTTATCTCAAAAAAAGTATAGACAAAAGCATCAATTATTTATAGCGGAAGGTATAAAAGTGGTGCAAGAGCTTTTAAACTCTTCGTTTGAGGTTGAAACTCTTTTTTGTACAGATGACTTTTCTTCGGATATTTCTGAGTCGCAAATAATTAGAATTTCAGAGGCTGATTTAAAGAAAATTAGCAATTTAAAAACGCCTAATAAAGTTTTAGGAATTTTTAAAATTCCTGATAAAAAACCTCTTGTAGATAGCGGTTTAATAATTGCTTTAGATGCTATAAATGATCCCGGAAACTTAGGTACTATTATTAGGTTATGCGATTGGTATGGGGTAGATGAATTAATTTGCTCTAAAGATACTGTAGATTGTTACAATCAGAAAGTAGTGCAAGCAAGCATGGGGTCTTTAACTAGAATCTCTATTCGTTATGTAGATTTGGTAGAATACTTATCAGAAACCCAAAACCCAACTTTTATTGCCGATATGGATGGTGAAAATGTGTACAAAACAAGTTTACCAAAACAAGGAGTTTTGATAATGGGAAATGAAGCAAATGGTGTATCAGAAGAAATTAAAAAGTTAATTACTCATAAAATTTCTATTCCAAGATTTGGTAAAACTCAAGAAACCGAAAGTTTAAATGTAGCCACTGCAACGGCAATTTTGTTGAGCGAGTTTAAGAGGAATTTTTAG
- a CDS encoding transposase: MLFPKNIGSYLSIDETAFSNGDLYTIVTNKNANGKKGALLAMIKGTKAEDVIRILHKIALKQRKKVIEVTLDMAGNMGLIVKKSFPKAVLVIDRFHVQKLALDALQEIRIKHRWEAIDKENDAIENAKNNSLKYVPELLPNGDTLKQLLARSRYLLYKSSNKWTNTQQERAEILFKNYPDIEKAYNLCQNLSWIYNQTKDKTVALIRLAKWDEKVRQAKFKSFNSIARTMSVHYQNILNYFDNRSTNASAESFNAKIKAFRAQFRGVRNIKFFLFRLSNIYA; this comes from the coding sequence TTGCTTTTTCCTAAAAATATTGGAAGTTATCTTTCCATAGATGAAACAGCATTTTCTAATGGAGATTTATATACTATCGTGACTAATAAAAATGCGAACGGAAAGAAAGGTGCTTTACTCGCTATGATTAAAGGTACTAAAGCTGAAGATGTTATTAGAATTCTTCATAAAATAGCTTTAAAACAACGGAAAAAAGTAATCGAAGTAACCTTAGACATGGCAGGAAACATGGGGTTAATCGTTAAAAAATCATTTCCAAAAGCTGTATTAGTTATAGATCGCTTTCATGTACAAAAATTAGCTTTAGATGCTTTGCAAGAAATAAGAATTAAACATCGTTGGGAAGCAATAGATAAAGAAAACGACGCCATAGAAAACGCTAAAAACAACTCCTTAAAATATGTTCCTGAACTACTACCAAATGGAGATACTCTAAAACAATTATTAGCTAGGAGTAGATATCTATTATATAAATCTAGTAACAAGTGGACTAACACCCAACAGGAAAGAGCTGAAATACTTTTTAAAAATTATCCAGATATAGAAAAGGCATATAATTTATGTCAAAACTTATCCTGGATTTATAATCAAACAAAAGATAAAACTGTTGCCTTAATTAGACTTGCTAAATGGGATGAAAAGGTAAGACAAGCAAAGTTTAAAAGCTTTAATAGCATTGCTAGAACAATGTCTGTACATTATCAGAATATACTCAACTATTTTGACAATAGAAGCACAAATGCTTCTGCAGAATCTTTTAATGCTAAAATTAAAGCCTTTAGAGCACAATTTAGAGGTGTTAGAAACATCAAATTTTTCCTTTTTAGACTCTCAAATATTTATGCCTAA
- a CDS encoding transposase: MLIHEKVRQAKFKSFNSIARTMSVHYQNILNYFDNRSTNASAESFNAKIKAFRAQFRGVRNIKFFLFRLSNIYA, from the coding sequence GTGTTGATCCATGAAAAGGTAAGACAAGCAAAGTTTAAAAGCTTTAATAGCATTGCTAGAACAATGTCTGTACATTATCAGAATATACTCAACTATTTTGACAATAGAAGCACAAATGCTTCTGCAGAATCTTTTAATGCTAAAATTAAAGCCTTTAGAGCACAATTTAGAGGTGTTAGAAACATCAAATTTTTCCTTTTTAGACTCTCAAATATTTATGCCTAA
- a CDS encoding porin family protein: MMSKKFIIFGFFLLTSIAFFAQKEKVEYLPTFDKGQIHYGFYLGLNQNDFKISYNNNSGIPDANITVEPSTGFNVGLIADLRLHKNLNLRLEPGLMTNSKKIYFNHLNTPQDSVREVSSTYLHIPLIFKFSTDRYKNIRPYVLAGVSYNYNFSSNEANQDDNEQSQFRTTTHNYMYEVGVGIDIYLYYFKFSPSIRGIFALPSELKKDNPSSFGGKSSPYTAPINYMATRGVFLTLSFE, encoded by the coding sequence ATGATGAGTAAGAAATTTATAATATTCGGTTTTTTCCTATTAACTTCTATTGCTTTTTTTGCGCAAAAAGAAAAAGTAGAATACTTACCAACTTTTGATAAAGGACAAATACATTACGGTTTTTATCTTGGTTTAAATCAGAATGATTTTAAAATTAGTTACAATAATAATTCTGGAATACCAGATGCAAATATTACAGTAGAACCTTCGACTGGATTTAATGTAGGGTTAATTGCAGATTTACGTTTGCATAAAAATCTAAACTTACGTTTAGAACCAGGTTTAATGACCAACTCAAAGAAAATTTATTTTAATCATTTAAATACTCCTCAAGATAGTGTTAGAGAAGTGAGTTCCACTTACCTACATATTCCATTAATTTTTAAATTTAGTACAGATAGATATAAAAATATTCGCCCTTATGTACTAGCCGGAGTTTCTTACAACTATAATTTCTCTAGTAATGAAGCTAATCAAGATGATAATGAACAAAGTCAATTTAGAACAACTACACATAATTACATGTATGAAGTTGGAGTTGGTATAGACATTTACCTATACTACTTTAAATTCTCACCTTCTATTCGTGGTATTTTTGCTTTACCTAGTGAATTAAAAAAAGATAACCCTAGTTCTTTTGGAGGAAAGAGTAGTCCATATACAGCACCAATAAACTATATGGCAACTCGTGGAGTCTTTCTTACCTTGTCTTTTGAGTAA
- the rpsT gene encoding 30S ribosomal protein S20: MANHQSALKRIRSNEAKRLRNKYQHKTTRNAVRDLRSAEDKKDAETKLGKVISMLDKLAKNNIIHKNKAANLKSKLTKHVAAM; encoded by the coding sequence ATGGCAAATCATCAGTCAGCATTAAAGAGAATTAGAAGTAACGAAGCTAAAAGGTTGCGTAATAAATATCAGCATAAAACTACACGTAATGCTGTTAGAGATTTGCGTTCTGCAGAAGATAAAAAAGATGCAGAAACTAAATTAGGTAAAGTTATTTCTATGTTAGATAAGTTAGCTAAGAATAACATTATCCACAAAAACAAAGCAGCCAATTTAAAATCTAAATTAACAAAGCACGTTGCTGCAATGTAA
- the proS gene encoding proline--tRNA ligase, protein MSKHLTKRADDYSKWYNELVVKADLAENSAVRGCMVIKPYGFAIWEKMQAELDRMFKETGHENAYFPLFVPKSLFEAEEKNAEGFAKECAVVTHYRLQNDPDNPGKLRVDPEAKLEEELVVRPTSEAIIWNTYKGWIQSYRDLPLLINQWANVVRWEMRTRLFLRTAEFLWQEGHTAHATKAEAVVEAKQMQDVYAEFAENFMAMPVIKGTKSDSERFAGADDTYTIEALMQDGKALQAGTSHFLGQNFAKAFDVKFTSKEGKQEYVWATSWGVSTRLIGGLIMTHSDDNGLVLPPKLAPIQVVIVPIYKGDEQLAAISEKMNVIVKELRLKGISVKFDTRDTYRPGAKFAEYELKGVPVRIAIGNRDLENGTLEIARRDTFEKQIVAQDDAVSFIENLLEEIQDNLYKKAIDFRKEHTTVVDDFKEFKKAIKNTGGFVSAHWDGTEETEDKIKEYTKATIRCIPNDAKEEIGVCVLTGKPSSRRVLFAKAY, encoded by the coding sequence ATGAGTAAACATTTAACAAAAAGAGCCGACGATTATTCCAAATGGTATAACGAGTTAGTAGTGAAGGCAGATTTAGCTGAAAATTCTGCAGTTAGAGGATGTATGGTTATTAAACCTTATGGTTTTGCCATCTGGGAAAAAATGCAAGCAGAACTAGATAGAATGTTTAAAGAAACAGGACATGAGAATGCTTATTTTCCTTTATTTGTTCCCAAAAGTTTGTTTGAAGCTGAAGAAAAAAATGCAGAAGGTTTTGCTAAAGAATGTGCAGTAGTAACACATTATCGTTTACAAAATGACCCTGATAATCCGGGAAAGTTACGAGTAGATCCAGAAGCTAAATTAGAAGAAGAATTGGTGGTAAGACCAACTTCTGAAGCAATTATTTGGAATACTTATAAAGGATGGATTCAGTCTTATAGAGATTTACCTTTACTAATAAATCAATGGGCAAATGTGGTTCGTTGGGAAATGCGTACACGTTTATTTTTACGTACCGCAGAATTTTTATGGCAAGAAGGGCATACGGCTCATGCTACAAAAGCAGAAGCTGTAGTGGAAGCAAAGCAAATGCAAGATGTGTATGCGGAGTTTGCAGAAAATTTTATGGCGATGCCCGTAATTAAGGGAACAAAATCGGATAGTGAGCGTTTTGCAGGTGCAGATGATACGTATACCATTGAGGCTTTAATGCAAGACGGAAAAGCTTTGCAAGCAGGTACAAGTCATTTTTTAGGACAGAATTTTGCAAAGGCATTTGATGTTAAGTTTACTTCTAAAGAAGGAAAACAAGAATATGTTTGGGCTACTTCTTGGGGTGTATCTACACGTTTAATTGGTGGTTTAATTATGACGCATTCCGATGATAATGGTTTGGTACTACCTCCAAAATTAGCGCCAATACAAGTGGTAATTGTTCCAATTTATAAAGGAGATGAGCAATTAGCAGCAATTTCCGAGAAAATGAATGTAATTGTAAAAGAATTACGATTAAAAGGAATTTCTGTTAAATTTGATACAAGAGATACTTATAGACCAGGAGCTAAGTTTGCAGAGTATGAGTTAAAAGGAGTGCCAGTAAGAATCGCTATTGGAAATAGAGATCTAGAAAATGGAACTTTAGAAATTGCAAGAAGAGATACTTTTGAAAAGCAAATAGTAGCCCAAGACGATGCTGTTTCTTTTATTGAAAACCTTTTAGAAGAAATTCAGGATAACTTATACAAGAAGGCAATAGATTTTAGAAAAGAACATACAACGGTTGTAGACGATTTTAAAGAATTTAAAAAGGCTATAAAAAATACTGGTGGTTTTGTGTCTGCACATTGGGATGGTACAGAAGAAACAGAAGACAAAATAAAAGAATATACAAAGGCAACTATTAGATGTATACCTAATGATGCTAAAGAAGAAATAGGTGTCTGTGTTTTAACAGGAAAGCCATCTTCTAGAAGGGTGCTTTTTGCAAAAGCGTATTAA
- the ubiE gene encoding bifunctional demethylmenaquinone methyltransferase/2-methoxy-6-polyprenyl-1,4-benzoquinol methylase UbiE, which produces MSAEKINPYKDSKLGKKEQVAQMFDNISENYDGLNRVISLGIDVKWRKKVVKIVGKNNPKQILDIATGTGDLAIMMAALNPDRIVGLDISEGMLEVGKQKIAKANLSNKIEMVVGDSEEMPFADHTFDAITVSFGVRNFANLNKGLKEIARVLKPTGVLVILETSNPVKFPFKQGYKLYTNLFLPVVGKLFSKDKVAYSYLSESANSFPFGEAFNNILQKNGFTHTKDTPVTFGVATIYTASK; this is translated from the coding sequence ATGTCAGCAGAAAAAATAAACCCTTACAAAGATTCTAAACTTGGCAAAAAAGAACAAGTTGCTCAAATGTTTGATAACATTTCTGAAAATTACGATGGTTTAAACAGAGTAATTTCATTAGGAATTGATGTTAAATGGCGTAAAAAAGTAGTGAAAATTGTTGGGAAAAATAACCCAAAACAAATTTTAGACATTGCTACAGGTACAGGAGATTTAGCTATTATGATGGCAGCTTTAAACCCTGACAGAATTGTAGGTTTAGATATTTCTGAAGGTATGCTAGAAGTTGGAAAACAAAAGATTGCCAAAGCTAATCTTTCTAATAAAATAGAAATGGTTGTTGGCGATTCTGAAGAAATGCCTTTTGCAGACCATACTTTCGATGCTATTACGGTTTCTTTTGGTGTAAGAAATTTTGCTAATTTAAATAAAGGGCTTAAAGAAATTGCAAGAGTTCTAAAACCAACAGGTGTTTTGGTTATTTTAGAAACATCTAACCCAGTTAAATTTCCATTTAAACAAGGGTATAAATTATATACTAATTTATTTTTACCTGTTGTAGGTAAATTGTTTTCTAAAGATAAAGTTGCCTATTCATATTTATCAGAATCTGCAAATTCTTTTCCTTTTGGAGAAGCTTTCAACAATATTTTACAAAAAAACGGGTTTACACATACAAAAGATACACCCGTAACATTTGGAGTTGCCACAATTTATACCGCAAGTAAATAA
- a CDS encoding transposase, with product MLFPKNIGSYLSIDETAFSNGDLYTIVTNKNANGKKGALLAMIKGTKAEDVIRILHKIALKQRKKVIEVTLDMAGNMGLIVKKSFPKAVLVIDRFHVQKLALDALQEIRIKHRWEAIDKENDAIENAKNNSLKYVPELLPNGDTLKQLLARSRYLLYKSSNKWTNTQQERAEILFKNYPDIEKAYNLCQNLSWIYNQTKDKTVALIRLAKWDEKVRQAKFKSFNSIARTMSVHYQNILNYFDNRSTNASAESFNAKIKAFRAQFRGVRNIKFFLFRDQHKKLWSKLKKKNFDF from the coding sequence TTGCTTTTTCCTAAAAATATTGGAAGTTATCTTTCCATAGATGAAACAGCATTTTCTAATGGAGATTTATATACTATCGTGACTAATAAAAATGCGAACGGAAAGAAAGGTGCTTTACTCGCTATGATTAAAGGTACTAAAGCTGAAGATGTTATTAGAATTCTTCATAAAATAGCTTTAAAACAACGGAAAAAAGTAATCGAAGTAACCTTAGACATGGCAGGAAACATGGGGTTAATCGTTAAAAAATCATTTCCAAAAGCTGTATTAGTTATAGATCGCTTTCATGTACAAAAATTAGCTTTAGATGCTTTGCAAGAAATAAGAATTAAACATCGTTGGGAAGCAATAGATAAAGAAAACGACGCCATAGAAAACGCTAAAAACAACTCCTTAAAATATGTTCCTGAACTACTACCAAATGGAGATACTCTAAAACAATTATTAGCTAGGAGTAGATATCTATTATATAAATCTAGTAACAAGTGGACTAACACCCAACAGGAAAGAGCTGAAATACTTTTTAAAAATTATCCAGATATAGAAAAGGCATATAATTTATGTCAAAACTTATCCTGGATTTATAATCAAACAAAAGATAAAACTGTTGCCTTAATTAGACTTGCTAAATGGGATGAAAAGGTAAGACAAGCAAAGTTTAAAAGCTTTAATAGCATTGCTAGAACAATGTCTGTACATTATCAGAATATACTCAACTATTTTGACAATAGAAGCACAAATGCTTCTGCAGAATCTTTTAATGCTAAAATTAAAGCCTTTAGAGCACAATTTAGAGGTGTTAGAAACATCAAATTTTTCCTTTTTAGGGATCAACACAAAAAGTTGTGGAGTAAACTAAAAAAGAAGAACTTTGACTTTTAA
- a CDS encoding NifU family protein, with translation MQDVKITIQETTNNTIIKFNTNQILINGGSYEYNNIDEAKNSPLAQQLFYLPFVKKIFITANFIAVQRYDILEWIDVQEEVKEQIEAYLNDDGVVVQESPISKKEAIEVYAEVTPNPSVMKFGSSKSLTQTDVEYKNIDEASKSSPLAQAIFNFPFVKEVFISDNYVSVTKYDMVEWSDVFAEVRTFIREYLVAGKTIIKELPTEEKTTSENKVVTPQVQLEGISAQISDILDEYIKPAVASDGGNIAFRGYDEERKIVHVVLQGACSGCPSSTATLKNGIESLLKEMLPNQINEVVAING, from the coding sequence ATGCAAGACGTAAAAATCACAATTCAAGAAACCACAAATAATACCATTATAAAATTTAATACCAATCAAATTTTAATAAATGGAGGAAGTTATGAATACAATAATATAGATGAGGCTAAAAACTCACCTTTAGCACAACAATTATTCTACTTACCTTTTGTTAAAAAGATTTTTATTACAGCAAATTTTATAGCTGTACAACGCTATGACATTCTAGAATGGATAGACGTACAAGAAGAAGTAAAAGAGCAAATTGAAGCTTATTTAAATGATGATGGAGTTGTTGTACAAGAATCTCCAATTTCTAAAAAAGAAGCCATTGAGGTATATGCAGAGGTTACTCCAAATCCTTCCGTAATGAAATTTGGAAGTAGCAAATCTTTAACTCAAACCGATGTTGAATATAAAAATATAGATGAGGCTAGTAAATCATCTCCTTTAGCGCAAGCTATTTTTAATTTTCCATTTGTAAAAGAAGTATTTATTTCTGATAATTATGTTTCTGTTACCAAATATGACATGGTAGAATGGAGTGATGTATTTGCAGAAGTAAGAACTTTTATTAGAGAATACTTAGTTGCTGGAAAAACCATTATTAAAGAACTTCCAACAGAAGAAAAAACAACATCAGAAAATAAAGTAGTTACACCACAAGTACAATTAGAAGGTATTTCTGCACAGATTTCTGATATTTTAGATGAATATATAAAACCTGCAGTAGCAAGTGATGGTGGAAACATTGCTTTCCGTGGTTATGATGAAGAACGAAAAATAGTACACGTGGTTTTACAAGGTGCTTGTAGTGGATGCCCTTCTTCTACAGCTACTTTAAAAAACGGAATAGAAAGTTTACTAAAAGAAATGTTACCAAATCAAATTAACGAAGTAGTAGCAATTAATGGGTGA
- a CDS encoding transposase, which produces MDTSIELAKLLLPEILIDYFKLTKHEVKNGELHFYFTELNTIPEEFKGLKLSSKGFFPEATIQDFPIRGKNVFLHVIRRRWVEESSKKVVVRDWQLVAKGTRITSEFAAFLKQISQQ; this is translated from the coding sequence TTGGATACTTCAATTGAACTTGCTAAATTATTACTACCAGAAATACTTATAGACTATTTTAAACTCACTAAACATGAAGTTAAAAATGGAGAACTACATTTCTATTTCACCGAATTGAATACGATTCCAGAAGAATTTAAAGGATTAAAATTAAGTTCTAAAGGCTTTTTTCCTGAAGCGACTATTCAAGATTTTCCAATCCGAGGTAAAAACGTTTTTCTACATGTTATTAGACGACGTTGGGTGGAAGAAAGTTCTAAGAAAGTAGTTGTAAGAGATTGGCAATTAGTAGCAAAAGGCACTAGGATTACTAGTGAATTTGCTGCTTTTTTAAAACAAATCAGTCAACAATAA
- the rpsT gene encoding 30S ribosomal protein S20 gives MANHQSALKRIRSNEAKRLRNKYQHKTTRNAVRDLRSAEDKKDAETKLGKVISMLDKLAKNNIIHKNKAANLKSKLTKHVSAM, from the coding sequence ATGGCAAATCATCAGTCAGCATTAAAGAGAATTAGAAGTAACGAAGCTAAAAGGTTACGTAATAAATATCAGCATAAAACTACACGTAATGCTGTTAGAGATTTGCGTTCTGCAGAAGATAAAAAAGATGCAGAAACTAAATTAGGTAAAGTTATTTCTATGTTAGATAAGTTAGCTAAGAATAACATTATCCACAAAAACAAAGCAGCTAATTTAAAATCTAAATTAACAAAGCACGTAAGCGCAATGTAA